Part of the Sporomusa termitida genome, AAATCAAATTCCAATGATAATCCGGTCTATTACATTCAATATGCTCATGCCCGTATCTGCAGTATTTTCCGGCAGGTGGCCGAGGCCGGCGCTGTTGGACCGGCAGTCCCGGACAACACTGCCAGTTTGTTATGCTTATTGAAGGAGCCGGTGGAAATTGGCCTGATTAAAAAAATGGCGATATTTCCCCAGGAAATTGCCTGTGCGGCCCGGGAACGGGCACCACACCGCATTGCCCGCTTTGCCCACGAGCTGGCGGGGATGTTCCATACCTTCTATAACCAATGCCGGATTATGGGGGTCGAACCAAACCTGCAGCTGGCCCGGATAGCGCTGGTGACGGCAGTAAGAGCAACGCTTAGGCAGTCGCTGGCGATTTTGGGAGTAGCTGCTCCGGAAAAAATGTAGCAGGAATTTGCCTCTGCATGTTGAATATAAAGTGAAACTTGTCGCCAGAGGTGCTATTTTGGTGTTATTCTTTACACGGGTTAACTGAACGGAGCCAGGGCTTGCAAGTCGTTATAACAATGAAGATGGTATTAGTGATGCATGGTTTTTGGATAGCAGCGGATTGTTAAGTGCGGAGGTTAAGATTATGGCAAACAATATATTAAAGAATGATTTTGGGGAAGTTAGCTTAGCGTATCAAATCCTAAAGACAGCAGGCCATCCGTTATACTATAGAGAGTTGATCGACAGGGTAGTTGCCGCCAAAGGCAGTACCATTCGTCCGCCTGCGCATATCATTGCAGAAATTCATACCCAGATTAATTTAGACAGCCGGTTTGTGCATACCGGTAAAAGTACCTGGGGACTGACCGAATGGTCGCCGCAGCGCATTAGTCTGCGCGAAACCGAGGAAACGGCTGCGGCCCGCCAGGATGATGTACGGCGGGAAAAATTATTGGCTGCCATTCAGCAGGATTTTGATCATGAAGAGGCCGGACTTGCCGAAGAGCCGGCTGATTTGATGGAAGATGAAAATGAAATTGAAGAAGATGAAGAAGAGCTGGAAAGCAACTAGCCGGTCGGATAAATCGGATAAAAACAGTAAACAGCTGGTAAAACTAGCTTTTGTAAGGCAGCTAATTGTGGGAAGGTAGTAGGAGGATATTTTTATGGCTAAATATATTTTTGTGACTGGCGGGGTGGTATCTTCGCTAGGTAAGGGGATTACGGCCGCATCGCTGGGACGTCTGCTGAAAAGCCGCGGTCTCAAAGTCACCATTCAGAAGTTTGACCCGTACATAAACTTTGATCCGGGGACCATGAGCCCCTATCAGCACGGCGAAGTATTCGTAACGGAAGACGGCGGTGAGACTGATCTGGATCTCGGTCATTATGAGCGGTTTATCGATATTAACCTGAGTAAAAGCTCAAATGTTACCGCCGGCAAAATATATTGGTCGGTGATCAGCAAAGAACGTAAAGGCGACTATCTTGGCAGTACAGTCCAGGTAATTCCTCATATTACCAATGAGATTAAAGAACGCATTTACCGGGTTGGCAAGGAAGATAATGCCGATATTGTTATTACTGAAATCGGAGGCACCGTTGGTGATATTGAGAGTCTGCCGTTTTTGGAAGCTATCCGCCAGGTTAAGAAAGAAGTAGGCCGCGGCGGGGCACTTTATATTCATGTTACGCTGGTGCCATATATTTCGGCAGCCGGTGAGCTGAAAACAAAACCCACTCAGCATAGTGTAAAAGAACTGCGCAGTATCGGTATTCATCCGGATGTTATCGTATGTCGTACCGAACATGAGATTTCTCCGGAAATGAGAGAAAAACTGGCGCTGTTTTGTGATATTGACGGCGATGCCGTCATTCAGAACAAAAACGCCGCCAGCATCTATCAGGTGCCGCTTATGCTGAAAAAAGAAGGGCTGGACCGTATTGCCCTGGAGAAATTAAATATTGAGGATACCGGGGCCGATATGAGCGACTGGCGGCAGATGGTGGATAAGATCGTCCATCCGTCCCATAGTGTGCGCATTGCGGTTGTCGGCAAATATGTTGCGCTGCAGGATGCCTACATGAGTGTGTCTGAAGCCTTACGGCATGGTGGTATCGCCAATGATGCCGCCATTGAGATCAAATGGATCAATGCTGAAGATGTGGAAGAGGAGCATGCTGATCTTTCGGTCTATCTGGGTGATGTTGACGGGATTCTGGTGCCGGGAGGATTTGGTGACCGGGGCGTAGGCGGCAAGCTTAAAGCTATCCGCTATGCCCGGGAAAACAAGGTGCCATTTTTTGGACTTTGCCTGGGTATGCAGTCGGCGGTTATTGAATTTGCCCGTAATGTCTGTGGTTTGGCTGATGCCCACAGTACGGAATTTAACCCGGATACCCCGCATCCTGTTATTGATCTTATGCCTGAGCAAATGGCCGTTGAAGATAAAGGCGGCACAATGCGTTTAGGTGTGTATCCCTGTAAAGTGACGGAAAATACGCTTACCTATACGGCTTATGAGGATGAGATTATTTATGAGCGCCACCGCCACCGTTTTGAGTTTAATAATGCCTATCGGGATCAGCTTTCGGCGGCCGGGCTGATTATCAGCGGCACGCTGCCTAATGGCCGGTTAGTTGAAATCGTAGAAGTAAAAGATCACCCCTGGTTTGTCGGCACGCAATTCCACCCCGAATTTAAATCACGGCCGACGGCGCCCCACCCTTTATTTAGGGATTTTGTCAAGGCATCGCTGGCCAATAAACAGGGTAAGCTATGATGAAGAGAAAACTGTTGGATAATCTCCAGCAGTTTTCTTTTACCCCTTCAGTTTATGAAAATTCGCTGCTATGAGCTAAGGGCTAAGAAAAATCCATACCCTAAAGGGCAAAGGTGGCTTCTGCCGGCGTCCCCAAGGACTTGGCACAAGCCAAGTTTTTCTAAACTAGCTAAAGTATAAGGAGGCAGGGTTGTGTTTAAAAGATCAGTGGTTCTTTTTCTGGCAGGTATTATCGGCATATCCATGATTGCCGCACTGTTTGTCACCCCGGGATTCAGACAAAAGAAAATGGCCGGTAATGATAAACTGGCAGTCATTTATGTGGAAGGCATGATCATCGGCGGCCGGGGTCAGGTCGGATTATTTGGCGAGGGTGGCGGTACAGACCATCTGATTCGGCAATTGCATGCTGCCCGGGATGATGCCGCTGTTAAAGCAGTCATTCTCAGGATTAATAGTCCCGGCGGCACTGTTCCTGCCTCGCAGGAAGTGGGGGAGGAGCTTAAGAAACTACGGGCGGCAGGTAAGCCGGTTATAACGTCTATGGCCGATATGGCCGCATCAGGCGGTTACTGGCTGGCGGCCTGCACCGACAAGATCTATGCCAATCCCTCCACAATAACGGGCAGCCTGGGTGTATATATGCCCTATTCCAACTGGGAAGAGTTATATAAGAAAATTGGTGTGCGCCAGGAAAAAATTAAAAGCGGACCGCATAAAGATATCTTATCACCAGACCGGCAGTTAACAGTAGAAGAACGGGCGATTGTTCAAACCATGGTTGATGATATGTATAATCAGTTTGTTGATGTCATTGCCGAAGGCCGGCATCTTCACCCGGACAAAGTTCGTCAATTGGCTGACGGCCGCATTTTTACCGGGCGTCAGGCCCGGGAACTGGGGCTAGTCGACGAGCTGGGCAATATGTATGACGCGATTGATGGTGCTGCTGCGCTTGTTGGTATTGAGGGCAAACCTGAAATTGTTGAATATGGCAAAGTTAGTGTTTTCGAAGCCTTGTTAGGAGCTCAGACCAGGTTTACTTCAGACGGGATTATGCTTCAACGCCTACAGGAATTGCTCTCGGCCAGTCCGGCGGCTGTGCCTCAGAGCAATTAAGGAGAGGAGCAAGCTTATGGGAAGTTTTATTGAAATAATCTATGATGTACTATTTAAGCCTAAGGCTGCCATGCAGTATATTGCTGAAAAAAAACTGGCCGGGCAGGCCGTAATCATGTTTATCATCGGCATGCTTGTGCCGGTATGGGCGGTATATACCGGCGTCAAAGACACCGCAGGCTTGCCGGCGCTGGGTTTCCTGTTTATCTTGCAGGTAATCGGCAGTTTTACTTTTTGGGTGCTTAGTGCCTCCATTCTTGCTTTTATTGCTGAGCTGGCCGGCGGCCGGGGGACGCCTGTCGGTCTGTTTTCCGCATTGGGGTTTTCTCATCTTCCGCGGGTTATCGTTATGCCGTTATGGGTGATTGCCTCGTTGCTGCCGGCAGGTATTCAGGAAATCTGCTTTGGCATTATCGGGGTGCTGATCTTGTTTTGGACCCTGATTTTACATGTTGCCGCCCTGCAGGGCGCTTATGAGCTGTCAGGCGTACAAGCGGTACTTGTGCTGCTGATGCCGCTGCTTGTGAGCATGGCAGTTGCGGCAGTGATTATCATTTTTGCCGGCTCAGCCCTGCTTCACTTGCCGTTTCATGTTTAGCGGGCCCGGTAGAGGTAAATTTCCCACGGTGACCAGGCTTCGGTAAAACGCTGTAAAAATTCAAGCTGGTTTTCTTCATAATTTGTGATTTCGGCGGCCGATAAGATATATTGGCCGCCTAATTTTTTGAAGGCTTCGATATCAAGTTCCAGGTGATTTAGTTTTAGCTGATACGATTTTCTTACCTGATAATACTCAAGCTCGGCGGGAAAGATGTAGCAGGTTATGCCCCAATCATCAAAATAACTTTGCCAGAACGGGTTTTTGGCCAGTTCTTTGGCTATAATCTGACGGAAGGCATGCTTATAGGCAAGCGGATAAATATTGAGCCGCCCGTCCAGGGTGTAAAAACCATTGTACTGGGTGATTGCCGGATAGAGGCCGATGCTGGCAATCCGGTATTCCTGCTTGGGCCGGCCGATATAATTATCAACTTTTTTGAGCAAACTGTCCGAGAAAAACTCACCGTAACTTACATTCTCGTACAGCCAGGCATTTTCCATAACCGAGAACCCTGTCTGTTTTTGGATAACCAGATTATATTCGCTATGGTTGCCAAATAAAAAACCAAGCTGCAGGCCAATGAGCAGCGTTGCCAGCAACCGGCCAATATACCGGATATTGGCAATAACAGACAGGCAGAGGGCGAAAATGATATACCAAATAAGCGGATGCAGCCAGTGAAAGCGCTGGATCTGGAAGGTATTAAAAAAGCTGATGCCGGCGACGGCGGACATGAAGAACTCCGAATAACGCAAGCCATAGAGAATGGATAGGCAGAGTGTTAATGTCAGTAGCAATACTATCTGTTTAAACTCGCGTTTCTGTCGCCAGCCCAGGGCTAATGCCAGTGGCACGGCAATAAACAAAATATATTTATGCAAACTGACGGCATGGTATTGCCCATTGGTAAAGTTCTCCGTAATTAATGCCTGAACACCGGCCCAATCCCGGGCCTGACCCAGGCTAATCCGGTTAATCTCCTCGCGGCTGGAAACAAAACCTGCACTGAAAAAGGCATTATATATAAGCCATAATTCAGTAATACAGTAGGCGGCGGCCAGGAGGGCGATTCCTCCCCAGAATTGTGGCCGATTTTGCCGATGCTGCCAGTAATCATAGAGGGCGGCAAGCCCGAGTGCGGCCAGAATGAACACACCGGCAAGCGGCAGGGAGGAATAGAGGGCGAAGGTAATAATAATAATGACAGAAACAATCACTTTCTTATCATGAAATAGATTCGTCATTGCATAGAATAGTAGGGGCTGTCCGGCGATAGACAGTCCATAGACTGTATAGAAGGGGATGGTGGCAAACGCGGCCGCACCTGCCCACGCTAACCAGCTCTGACGCTGATCAGTAAGACAGTAGTGCCTCAATAAAAGATACATGCCAATAAATGCGGTGCTATGCACAAGGAGCAGGTTGACGAGATAAGCGCGGAACGGCGGCAAAACAAGATATAACCAGGTAATTATATTAAAACCGCTTGGCAGGCAGCTGCGTGGCACCTCGCCCAGCATTTGCCCGACCGTTCCTGTCAGGTTAAATGTTTTGCCACTATTGGCCAGCACTGTCCAGGCGGTAATCCAGTCCAAATTATCATTAATGGTAAAGTGCGCATTTTGCCGTAAGATTACAAAAGGTGCTAAGTAGGCTATCAATATACAGGCAAAAAAAAGGGCCGCCTTGTGCCTTGATAAGGATCTGAAAAGCTTATACAGCAGGGGTATCATAATTTGGCACCTCATAAAAAAATGTTTTTATACAAATAGTAGCATAATTTTTTACATTTTAAAAATTTTTTGAAGATCAATAGAAAAAAACAAAAAAATTTCTATTTTCTTCCAGATATTAGCAGGATATTTTCAATTTATTGCGAATATGGATATATTAGGAAAAGTTAAGGAATATCATGGGCGAAACTATGGAGAAAGCAAGGTGCAGAGTAATGAGCAGTTCCCGGGCAACGATTCTCGTGATTGATGACCAACCTGGAATTAGAAGATTGCTTACTGAAGTTCTCCAGGATGAAGGTTATAATGTAATGACAGCCTCCAACGGCTATGAGGGTATACAGGTAGCGAATGAAGTTAAGCCCAACGTAATATTGATGGATATGAAGATGCCTGGTATGGACGGTATTGAGACACTTAAGGAGCTTAAGCGCCACGGTCAGGGCGATCAGGTCATTATGATGACAGCTTACGGGGAATTGGATATGGTAAACGAAGCCAGGGAAGCGGGGATGCGTGATTATATTACCAAGCCGTTCGATATTATGTCCCTGTGCCGGATTATTGAAGAGCATATCGGCAGCAGTTTTGATGCACGCCGACTGTTGATCGGCTAACCCAGAGCAGATGACCCGGGGCACACAGGCCCCGGGTCATTACTTAATTGGCGCTGCTGGCCTGCACTGGCGGCCCGCCGGGTTTTTTTCCTGATGTTACCATGTTGAATAAAAGGCAGGCAGGATTTTTACTGCTGGCGGCGAAGTATATGGAGCAAGGGGGGGATATCAATTGTTTATTAGCGCTGTGTCCACATTGGCGCTTTATTGTTCGCGCTGTGGCAATATTGAACTGCATAATGTCTCCCGGTTTGCTCTCAATAATTCACGGCGGCAGCTTGCCTGCAGCTGTGGCGAGGTGCAAGGCGCCATTGCCAGCGCGGGGCGGCGTCAATATTTACTGGATATTCCCTGTGTCGTATGTGAGACTAATCATTTGATTTTCCTTGACAGCCAGTTGTTTCGGCAGCCTAAGGCTAGTAAAATATATTGTGGCCAGGCAAATCTTGAACTTGGGTTTATTGGCAGTCCGGCTGCTATTGCTGAGATTATTGCCCGGCATAAGCAGGAAGTCGCCAGTATAACCAGCGAAATGGCAGAACTGCCGGACGGCCAGGGGATAGAAAATTCGCAAATTTTACTGGAGATTCTCAATAAAATTCATGATATTGCCGAACAGGGCGGGGTATACTGCTGTTGTGGCAATGCCAATGTTGAGGCAGAGGTGTTAGTCGATGCCATTGAGCTGACCTGCAGCCAGTGTGACGGCCGGCTGGTTATTCCAGCCAAAGATGAGCGTGATTTGGCCCGCGTATCGGTAATGGGTATCATTGAATTGGCACCTCTCAGGCGTACTAGCCGTAAGTAAAGATAAAGAATGAAAAAAGCAGGTGAGCATCTGTGAAATTTTTTCTGGATACAGCTAATATTACCGAGATAAAAAATATTCTGCCCTTAGGGGTTGTGGCCGGGGTAACGACTAACCCCTCGCTTATTGCCCAAGAAAAACAGGATATCCGGGCGGTAATTAGAGAAATTGCCGCATTGACACCAGGGCCGGTGAGCGCTGAGGTTATTAGCACTAAATTCGAAGATATGCTGCCGGAAGCACACGGTTTGGCGCAACTTGGCAAAAATGTGGTCATTAAAGTGCCGGTAACTGTGGACGGTTTAAAAACGGTAAGTGCTTTGGCTGCTGACGGCATCAAAACCAATGTTACTTTGATTTTTTCCGTCAATCAAGCCCTTTTGGCTGCCAGGGCAGGCGCTGCTTTTGTAAGTCCGTTTGTTGGTCGTCTTGACGATATCAGCCAGGATGGCATTGCCCTCATTAAAGATACTGCTGATGTATTTGCTATTCACGGTATTGGGACTGAGATTATTGCCGCCAGCATCCGCCACCCCCTGCATGTTACGCAGGCGGCACTGGCCGGTGCTCACATTGCTACTGTGCCGGCTAAGGTACTGGTATCACTGCTAAACCACCCGCTGACTGATGCCGGCATACAGCGTTTCTTGTCAGACTGGCAAAAAGCCAACATGTAAACTGGTAAGCTGCCGGGCGGACGCCCGGCATAATTTTTCCATCAGGAATTTAAGGAGATGTAGTACTATGGAACGTGAATTAGCACTGGAATTTGTACGGGTTACCGAGGCTGCGGCCATTGCCAGCGGCCGGTGGATGGGACGTGGCGATAAAATAGCCGCTGATCAGGCGGCAGTGGATGGCATGCGCGCCGCTTTTGATACAGTAAATATTAGTGGCTGTGTGGTAATCGGTGAAGGAGAAATGGACGAGGCGCCCATGTTGTATATTGGTGAGCACGTGGGGCACGGCGGCCGGGAAGTCGATATTGCCGTTGATCCGCTGGAAGGTACCAACCTTGTAGCAAAAGGTCTGCCCGGCTCTATTGCTGTGCTGGCCATTGCGCCGCGCGGCTGCCTCTTGCATGCACCGGATATGTATATGGATAAAATTGCTGTCGGGCCGCGCGCCAGAGGCAAAATTGACATCAATGCCCCGGTGCAGGAGAACTTAAAAGCAGTGGCTGTGGCCCTTGACCGCGCTGTGGAGGATCTGACAGTCGTAATTCTTGATCGGCCGCGGCATGCCGCTATTGTAAAAGAAGCCCGGGATGCAGGGGCACGGATTAAACTGATTTCTGACGGTGATGTGTCGCCGGCCATCAATGCTGCTATTGAGGGGACGGCTGTCCATATGCTTTTAGGGATTGGCGGCGCCCCGGAAGGCGTATTGGCGGCAGCGGCTGTCAAATGTCTCGGCGGCGACATGCAGGCCCGGCTGTGGCCGGAAAACGCTGCTGATATTGAAAGGGCTAAGGCCATGGGTATCGATGATATTAATAAAGTGTTTACCATTGATGATTTGGTTAAAGGCGATGAAGTTATATTTGCCGCCACTGCCATCACCCAGGGGGATCTCTTAAGCGGGGTCCGCTATTTTGGAGGCGGGGCCCGTACTCATTCTATTGTTATGCGCGGCTCGACCGGTACGGTGCGTTTTGTTGACGCAATTCACAAATTTGATAAAAAACCTATGCCGATTAAACGGACATAATATTTTGGCATGAAATAGCTCAGAATATGTATGATTTCAGAAAAATAATCCAAGTTATGCATATTTTGAGGGCCTGTCGCTTATGCTAATACTGGGGAGATTTAAGTCAACAGCTATTTGTTGGCTGAATAAGCCTAGTAAGCGAGGTGATAGTATTGAACCTGCTGAAAATGAATGCCAGGCAATGGGCCTATGTTGGCGTTGGCGGCGTAGCGCTACTGGCCGGCGTGTGGGCGGCTCCTGGCGGAGTACAAACAGTGCCTGAACCGGCGACCATGCCGCCACAGGCTGAGGAGCAGCAAGTGACACCGATGCCGGTCACTAGTGCAGAGCCCAGCCAGCAAGCCTTGCAGAAACACATTGTTGTTTCCGGTGATACCCTGTGTGGTATTGCTCAGCACTACGGTATTGACCTTGAGACACTTATGGCAGCTAACCCTGGTGTAACTGATCTGATTCACCCGGGTGACGAGTTAGTCATCCTCCCGCATAAAGGCGTTGTTTATCAAGTAGATACTGGTGATACTTTGTGGGACATTGCCCGCGTATATGGTGTACAGGTAGAGACCATTAAATCAGCCAATGCCAAAAGCAGTGATGATATTGCGGTTGGTGAGAAACTCTTTATTCCCGGTGCCCGCTGGGGCCGGGCTGAACCTGCGGTAGCGAGGGCTTATGCCAGCCGTTTTACCTGGCCGACCAGGGGGGAGATTTCTTCACCCTTCGGGTGGCGCTGGGGGCGTTTGCACGCTGGTGTTGATATTGCCAACGACCTTGGTACCCATGTAATGTCTGCCCGGGCCGGGCGTGTGATTTGGGCTGGCTGGCGAGGCGGCTATGGCTACACTGTCATGGTTGATCATGGTGGGGGTTATGTAAGTTTATATGGTCACCTTGACAACTATTATGTTGAGCGGGGCCAATACATTCGTGCCGGTCAACGCATTGCTTCAATGGGGAATACCGGCAATTCCACCGGGCCACATTTGCATTTTGAAGTTCAAAAAGATGGTCAGCCGGTTGATCCGATGGGATTACTGCCATAACAAGGAGAGTGCCACGTTGTTACGACGTGGCACTCTTTTTGTTTACCCCATCAGAATTATAAAAATTCGCTGCTATTATCTAAGGGCTAAGAAAAATCTTTGCCCTAAAGGGCACAGGCTGCTTCTGCCGGCGTCTTAAAGGACTTGGCATAAGCCAGCCACTAACCGCAGTGGAAATTACGGGCGTTTGTTCTGGTGTTGCAGCGTAGCATCGTGATAAGGCCAGGCAAAGTCTGCCATCGATTTATCAGCCGGGGCAATGACAGAATAAAGGGTGGAGGTTTCTGTGTGTTGAAGCTGCCACTTCTTCCCCGTTTTTTCGAAAGTGAGTTCTATCCGGCTTAAGCTGCTGCCATATTTACCAGGAGCTGCCACAGCGGTGCCGCTAATTTCCAGGCCATTGTTTTTGACAACGATGACCGCATCTACTTTATTTTGCAGCTTTTTAACCGTAGCGTTAAGTGCGGCTGTTTGATCGTCAAAGGTAATTCCGGCATAGTTTTCCGGATTGGTGGTAGTGTCGGCTGTTGTTAAGCCAATAATACCAATCCGGATTTTTTCCTTCTTTTTTTCTTTGCCTACCTCAAATTCTTTAATTGTATAGGGCTTAACGGTGGGCAAACGCTGACCGGGGCGATGGACATTAGCGGACAAAACCGGAAATCTGGCGGTAGCGAGCGCCTGAGACAGGAAATCAGAACCATAGGCAAATTCGCCTTCACCGAGCACAACTGCGTCATAGCCAAGATAATTATAGGCGGCTATCATCGGATTAGGAAGTTTGGAAGGCTCAGAGGCGAACAGGCTGGTCAGGGGCGTACCTGTGAGCATATTGCCGCCATCGACTAAGAGGGTGTGGGAATTAGCCTGGCGTTCTTTTTTTACCAGGCTGGCAATTTTAACAAGGCCAAAATCAGCCGTCTTGGGCACAGTATAATCCCAGTCAATGATATGACCGTAGAGTCCGGCTGTCGCCAGCACTGTTATTTTAACAGGTGCCGGCGGCGGCGTAGGTTGCTTCGGTGCTGCCAGTGTAATGGTCGGCAGGCACCAGATAACGGCTAACCCAACAACGGCTAGCCGGATTAATCGGTTCCAGTGTTTTTTCAAAGCGATCCCTCCAATTTTATAGTCAGGTATTATACTTAATTTCGCCATATAGGGGTTTTTTTCCTGTATTTTATTGTTTGCCAGCAAAAAATACCGTAAAGGCAGGTACGGTATACAGGCCTATTTATTCGGGGAATAATAATTATACATTCAATTGCCGGATTTGTGAGGATGAGTTATGGAATATGTAATTGCCGCCCTAATGGCCGGTCTGAGTTTTCTCGTAAACAGGCTGTTTGTGCGGTATATCGGTCCGGTAACTGTCATCAGCCTGGGACCGGTTGCTGAAGAAGCGGCAAAAACACTGTTTGCTTATTATCTGGGAGCCGCCATTATACCGGTACACGCGCTTTTTGGGGTAATTGAAGCTATCTACGACTGGATCCAGGATGAGGGCAGGCATCTCACAGCCCCGCTCCTGAGTATTATGGGGCATAGTTTCTTTGGTGCCGTGACTGCCGGTGTCCTGAGTAAGACCGGCAGTGTGTGGCTCGGACTGGCTGTAGCCTCCACGGCCCATGTGACTTACAACGTATTTGTTGTCAGAATCCTGGCCAATAAAGCAGACAAAAACAGATGAAAGAGGGATAGCCATGAAAATTTTCTATACTTGTGAATATTGCGGTGAACATATCGATACATTAGAAGTAGACCAAATCGATGAGGTTAAGTTTGGCTTTGACTGCTTGACTGCTCAGGAGCGTCAAGATATAATTAAAACTGATGTGGAACAAAATACTGTCCATGTTAAGTCACTATGCGATTTCTGCATAACTTCAATGGGAATGGATGATAATGTTGCACTGGGGATGCCTGCCATTAACAAAAGCTATATTCACTGAAAATTTTTAAGCGCATATAATACAGGGCTTTAGCCTAAGCTAAAGCCCTTTTGGTACTACCTGTGACTTATTGAGAGGTATATATGGGAGAGAAAACAATATTAACGCTGTTTGCTGCTTTCCATGAGGATAAGCAGCTTATGGCCGCGCAAGCCGCTTTCGGGGCAATCGGTAATCAGAGCGTCATTTATGGCGTGACTGGCGCGCAAAAAAGCGTACTTATGGCGGCTGCATTTCAGGCATCGCCCCGGCCGACCATTATCATTGCCGCCAGTCACGAAGCCGTTGAAATGCTGCGCACTGATTTTGCGGCCCTGCTGCCGCAGGTGCCGGTCGTGGAATTGCCGGCGATTGATATGATTACTTTTGCGGCCGCCGCTAAGAGCGTTGAACTGGCTTCCCGGCGCATGGACGTTTTGAGCCGGATGGTACGGGGGGAGAAAATTATTGTTTTGGCAACTGCTGAAGCTGCGATGCAGCGGGTTTTGCCGAAGCAAGAATTTCTAAACAGTCGGATTACGATCCAGAGCGGCGGAACGATAAGCCGCGAGAATCTTATTAGTGCTCTGGTCGAATTTGGCTATGAGCGGGTTGACCAGGTGGATAGTGCCGGTCAATTTAGTATCCGCGGTGGTATTATTGATATTTTTGCTGTTAACCGGAGCCTGCCGCTCCGGTTAGAGTTGTTTGGCGATGGGGTTGATTCACTGCGTGAGTTTGATCCGGCCAGCCAGCGCTCGGTGACAGATATGGGATTAGCCGATATTATGCCTCTGACTGAGCCTGAGCACAGTGGCAAGCCGGCGGTATTTGTGTCTTATCTTCCTGCCGATTCCTGTCTTGTGCTTGATGAACCGGCACGGATCAGGGAACAGATGACTAAAATTGTCAAAGAAAACCCGGATATAAAACGCCGGGTTTTTAGCTGGACTGAGCTAACCGCTGCCTGCCAGGCGTATACGGTCATTTATTTATCCTTGCTGCTGCAAAAAATACCCGGCACGCAGCCTGCCTCTATTATCAGTATTGCGGCCAAAGGCATCGCGCCGTTCCATCGCCAGATGGATATGCTGATTGCCGAAATTAAAAACTGGCAGGATAAAAAACAAAATATTATTTTATTTATGCCCAACCGTGACAAGGCAGCCAATATTCAGCAGCATCTGGCCGAAGAAGGGATTACAGCGGTCATGGCCCAGGAGGGGCACATGCCGCTGATTCCGGGCGCTGTTGTTGTATCGGCAGGTGCTTTGTCAGGCGGCTTTGAATTGCCTCAGGCCAGGCTGGTTGTTTTGACCGAGTTGGATATTTTTGGCCGTCAGAAGAAGAAACGGCGCCCGCGGGTTGGTAAAGACCAGCAGATTACCTACTTCCGGGATATTAATCTTGGCGATTATGTTGTTCATGTTAATCATGGTATCGGCAAATATGTTGGCGTTGAAACCCTGGAGGTCGGCGGTGTTCATAAAGATTATCTCCATATCCGCTATGCCGGTGACGATAAGCTGTATGTGCCAACAGATCAGGTAGGCCTTTTACAAAAATATATTGGGTCTGAGGGGGAAGTGCCCCGTTTAAGCAAAATGGGGGGCAGCGACTGGCTGAAAGTAAAGACCAGGGCGAAAGCGGCTGTGGC contains:
- a CDS encoding YIP1 family protein; its protein translation is MGSFIEIIYDVLFKPKAAMQYIAEKKLAGQAVIMFIIGMLVPVWAVYTGVKDTAGLPALGFLFILQVIGSFTFWVLSASILAFIAELAGGRGTPVGLFSALGFSHLPRVIVMPLWVIASLLPAGIQEICFGIIGVLILFWTLILHVAALQGAYELSGVQAVLVLLMPLLVSMAVAAVIIIFAGSALLHLPFHV
- the rpoE gene encoding DNA-directed RNA polymerase subunit delta, which produces MANNILKNDFGEVSLAYQILKTAGHPLYYRELIDRVVAAKGSTIRPPAHIIAEIHTQINLDSRFVHTGKSTWGLTEWSPQRISLRETEETAAARQDDVRREKLLAAIQQDFDHEEAGLAEEPADLMEDENEIEEDEEELESN
- a CDS encoding response regulator, with amino-acid sequence MSSSRATILVIDDQPGIRRLLTEVLQDEGYNVMTASNGYEGIQVANEVKPNVILMDMKMPGMDGIETLKELKRHGQGDQVIMMTAYGELDMVNEAREAGMRDYITKPFDIMSLCRIIEEHIGSSFDARRLLIG
- a CDS encoding DUF6044 family protein, with product MIAYLAPFVILRQNAHFTINDNLDWITAWTVLANSGKTFNLTGTVGQMLGEVPRSCLPSGFNIITWLYLVLPPFRAYLVNLLLVHSTAFIGMYLLLRHYCLTDQRQSWLAWAGAAAFATIPFYTVYGLSIAGQPLLFYAMTNLFHDKKVIVSVIIIITFALYSSLPLAGVFILAALGLAALYDYWQHRQNRPQFWGGIALLAAAYCITELWLIYNAFFSAGFVSSREEINRISLGQARDWAGVQALITENFTNGQYHAVSLHKYILFIAVPLALALGWRQKREFKQIVLLLTLTLCLSILYGLRYSEFFMSAVAGISFFNTFQIQRFHWLHPLIWYIIFALCLSVIANIRYIGRLLATLLIGLQLGFLFGNHSEYNLVIQKQTGFSVMENAWLYENVSYGEFFSDSLLKKVDNYIGRPKQEYRIASIGLYPAITQYNGFYTLDGRLNIYPLAYKHAFRQIIAKELAKNPFWQSYFDDWGITCYIFPAELEYYQVRKSYQLKLNHLELDIEAFKKLGGQYILSAAEITNYEENQLEFLQRFTEAWSPWEIYLYRAR
- a CDS encoding CTP synthase, whose product is MAKYIFVTGGVVSSLGKGITAASLGRLLKSRGLKVTIQKFDPYINFDPGTMSPYQHGEVFVTEDGGETDLDLGHYERFIDINLSKSSNVTAGKIYWSVISKERKGDYLGSTVQVIPHITNEIKERIYRVGKEDNADIVITEIGGTVGDIESLPFLEAIRQVKKEVGRGGALYIHVTLVPYISAAGELKTKPTQHSVKELRSIGIHPDVIVCRTEHEISPEMREKLALFCDIDGDAVIQNKNAASIYQVPLMLKKEGLDRIALEKLNIEDTGADMSDWRQMVDKIVHPSHSVRIAVVGKYVALQDAYMSVSEALRHGGIANDAAIEIKWINAEDVEEEHADLSVYLGDVDGILVPGGFGDRGVGGKLKAIRYARENKVPFFGLCLGMQSAVIEFARNVCGLADAHSTEFNPDTPHPVIDLMPEQMAVEDKGGTMRLGVYPCKVTENTLTYTAYEDEIIYERHRHRFEFNNAYRDQLSAAGLIISGTLPNGRLVEIVEVKDHPWFVGTQFHPEFKSRPTAPHPLFRDFVKASLANKQGKL
- the sppA gene encoding signal peptide peptidase SppA, translated to MFKRSVVLFLAGIIGISMIAALFVTPGFRQKKMAGNDKLAVIYVEGMIIGGRGQVGLFGEGGGTDHLIRQLHAARDDAAVKAVILRINSPGGTVPASQEVGEELKKLRAAGKPVITSMADMAASGGYWLAACTDKIYANPSTITGSLGVYMPYSNWEELYKKIGVRQEKIKSGPHKDILSPDRQLTVEERAIVQTMVDDMYNQFVDVIAEGRHLHPDKVRQLADGRIFTGRQARELGLVDELGNMYDAIDGAAALVGIEGKPEIVEYGKVSVFEALLGAQTRFTSDGIMLQRLQELLSASPAAVPQSN